Below is a genomic region from Billgrantia tianxiuensis.
TGGGCAGTTGGATGTAGCGGAACACCGCCCACTTCGAGGCACGATCGATGCGTGCCGCCTGGTAATAGGCATCGGGAATCGAGCGCAGGCCGCTGTAGCACAGCAGGGCGATCAGCGGGGTCCAGTGCCACACATCCATCAGGATGATCGTGGCCCAGGCATCGGTAGCATTGCGGGTGATGTTATAGGGGTAGCCCAGCTCGCGAATGCCGACGCCCATCAGCCCGATGTCGCCACGGGTGAAGAGCTGCCAGATGCTGCCCACCACGTTCCATGGGATAAGCAGCGGCAGCGTGATCAGGATCAGCACGGCGGAAGCCTGCCAGCCGCGCTTGGGCATCAGCAGGGCGATACCGATCCCCAGCGGCACCTCGATCGCCAGAATGGTGAAGGAAAAGGCGAACTGGCGCAGCAGTGCCGCCTGCAGCGCCGAGTCGTTCAGCATCACCTCGAACCACTCGGTGCCGGTGAAGAAGCGCGTGTTGGCATCGAACACGTCTTGCACCGAGTAGTTGACCACTGTCATCAGTGGAATGATGGCCGAGAATGCCACCAGCAGCAGCATGGGCAGGATCAGGAACCACGCCCGGTTGTTGTAGACCTTGTTCATTGCCCCACCTCCACGCGGAACTCGTCGATATAAAGGTGCAGCCACGCTTCGGGGAAGCGGACGAACGCCTGCCGTGGCGGCAGCGGCTGGTCTTCACCCAGGCGCGCACGGAACGTCTTGCCGGCGAATGCGAACGACACGATGCGGTAGGTACCGAGGTCCTGAACGCTGTCGATCTCGATCGGGTAGGCATCCGTGGCCGGAGTTTCCCGCACCTCGACGAACTCGGGGCGAATCCCG
It encodes:
- a CDS encoding carbohydrate ABC transporter permease, producing the protein MNKVYNNRAWFLILPMLLLVAFSAIIPLMTVVNYSVQDVFDANTRFFTGTEWFEVMLNDSALQAALLRQFAFSFTILAIEVPLGIGIALLMPKRGWQASAVLILITLPLLIPWNVVGSIWQLFTRGDIGLMGVGIRELGYPYNITRNATDAWATIILMDVWHWTPLIALLCYSGLRSIPDAYYQAARIDRASKWAVFRYIQLPKLTNVLVIGVLLRFMHSFMIYAEPFVLTGGGPGSSTTFLSQSLTTMAIGQQDLGPSAAFSLIYFLIILLVCWVFYTAIMNSQKDDTSQGGA